The Danaus plexippus chromosome 17, MEX_DaPlex, whole genome shotgun sequence genome contains the following window.
AAACACGCACATATATCTATCCTTATTACACTAATACAATTACTGTGTGCTAGAAAGGAACAAAGAATATTAGTAGACGACGGCTGGCAACTGGCAAGTGATTACTCGACTGACCTACTCAATCGCTCACAAACTCAAAACAACGAAACATcgatttaatatcatttattaaaaatctgtcacgttcaaattatattttcttattaaaattgttgtatgtaataatgaaaacatgaaattaatatcaataatataatacactcagtcttaaaatattcttttttaagaTGTTGTTCTTCGAAAAAAATTAgctttattacgattttaacTTATAAGTCCATAGAAGTAGAAACACGAATTTAAGAGCTTTTTAAAAGGATATAATAGTCTCAAAAgttgaagtaataaataaatgtatgagaTGAACTGATTacaattagatttttaaaaagcaatcGATGCATATTGCAGTCCTTGACGAATGCCGGCGTCATTGGAGGTCCGTCAGTTGTCAGTCGTCAGTTGGTGCCAGGACGTTGCGGCGAGCGGTCGTTATGATGTACTTAATAAACGCGTACACAGTGAAAGTTCGCTAGAGAAATGCGTCTCGCGATCGCCTTTCTGTTTGTGGTGAGTGctaattatgttaaaagtgCTAATAGCTAGCCGTTCTAGGTGGCTCTGTCTGTGAGAAGCCGGCGGAACTGTGCGAATTATTCCAATTGATTAGTagatcattatataaaaataacgtatCTTATTTGTACATTGAAAACGACACCAAATGGTGATTTTtggaaaacaaatatgttcaaatatatgtgtataaaatatattgaaaattttgtataaatacaaCATTCACAAGCAACGTTAAAAtctaatgtattaataattaataatactcaCCAGTTAGTGTGTTACTGTAAGGAGGCCAACAATAAACAATGCTTTCCCTCATTTCAAAGTAATGAGATAACTAATGTTCTTCATACAGATTAAAACAACTTACAATGAAACGGTCAATGAACTCGGAGGTAGACGGTATAACAACATTACTGAATATCAACATTCATACTAAATAtaccaataattattttttttactaaaaggttttatttgctAAACTGAAACAAAGCTTCAGTCGAAGATTTACTCTGTGATAGTTACTGCTAGTGAAGTACAAGTGATGAAAGCAGGCCGGCCGTGGGAAGCGGGTCGCGGaacacacgaacacacacacatgcaccCATcgacacacacagacacaaacagagagagaaagagatctttatagtttataaagatatagtaTTAGAGACACGTGTGGCAGAATGTAAAAAATCTTAGCATAAAAACGTCAATTGTTTCTATATTCCTACAtaagaactaaaaaaaatattctttaacacTCGTCCTATGTCAGtcaaataactattatacattgattataatataaacgttcTCACAGTCAcaactgtttttataatttcgggTGATACGatgatgataaaatatatctttaagacGATGAATTAAAAGACTTTCTAAAGGTGCTGTAAAGAGCTATgtcatcaaaattaattagcacactataataagtttaattaaaagcagTCTTTTAGGCTTTAAATATctgaattaaaacattttttgggcgacatttaaataatatttaaatcttattcttatattattgtaatatattcctGACGTCACACACCTGTCCTGTTCTCAAACAGCAGTCACTTTCACTCGCATGTCTTTCCGCCTTAACTTGACACaactcatatatttttcttaacgtATTTGTTTATGTTCAAACATTTGTCATCTATGATAAGTCGATGTCGTTATGGCTGTACCGTGTACGTCTTAGGCTGACAGTTCTATTAATTCATTAGATCTAATgtgttttaagaattttaattaaaacgcaAGGTTGTTAGTACTGAAAGCTGTCGTATAACAATAGTTAGATTCcttgtaaatatgtaaaagaCGTTTAGGCAAGCTTTAAAGAAAATCGTATACATTTAGTGTCGCCgcaagatattattttctttgtataaacGACGCAACATCCAAATTGTGAACATAACGGCGCTGCGAGCCCCCACGTAATTTGACCATCGTCAAATACGTCTTTAGTTCTACAAGAGTCCTTTAATGACCCCATTAGGTTCTGACAAAACAAATCAAACCAAACATTTGGTACGTTGAAacgtttgattttttattctgttaaaaaGGACAGCCTGAGGAAAGTCTGCTGtaagttttacaaatattccAAAAACTTGTTTCGAGATCTTTCTTTTAACATGACATTACGAAAtctaaattagtttattattaatataaataccatTTATAACTTATCTAAGTATGAATAATCAACTCTAATCCTACCTACATAACGcgaattacaatttttaaaatttagaaataaaaatatatattattcgaaTAAATCTGTTAAATTTGTCGAATTTGTTATGACCATCACTAGCTGTTGTCAGTTTTTTCTGACAGTAaggttctatttttaaatactatgcATATCATAAGCTTATCTGTGTCCTCACATGGTAATGGTtgtgttatacatatatatccgAGAGTTATTTGAAGACAGCATCCGTAGAAGGCGTCACCCCACGTGACATCCTAAAACAGATCGTAGAAAGTTGTTACTAAAAGTGAAActgattttattgattataactTCAATTAGACCGCGCCCGTGGCTTTACTTTCGATGCAACGCTCAAGTGTGTTTCAAGATCGACCTCGATCGAAGCAATGAACTTcgtattattaacattatattcatcattattaaaacgatttcattaataacattttagtcGTAGTTGCAGACAGTAAGACTATCTGATGGATCATACTGTAAGAGTGAGATGAATGTTTCGTAAGTAGGTGACATGGGCGGGGGCGCAGAGCTACGACTACGCGTCCTCCTGCACGAGACCTCATCGGACGAGGAGGGCGAGGCTGCCGGAGGTGCCGTGTGATCTCACCCAGCAGAGTTACTGCACCACGCCCGGCAGCAACTATCCCTGGCATGCCATACGGCGGTTTATTAGAGAAAATCAGGTGacaactaaaaatatacaaaagaaagattaagataatgttttaaatctatttggAAATGGACAGACAActggaatattaaataaaatccctCCTAAAAGTCTAACAAATTATAGAATAGTCCAcaaagtacaataaaaatatcaatattgcaAAACCTGTACTATACtaaatcagaaaataattgaTGTTATGTATATTTCCAGGGACTGATGAGACGGATGTACGGCGAGGAGCGTCACATAGCGGTTCTTAAAGCGGAGCTGGAGAACTTCATTGATGATGAAGATGACAACAGCAACCCTGACTTCTCAGAGGATCTTGTACAGACCAAGATTAAATATACTAAGAAAAATCCACGTGCCATGAAAGACAAACCACATTTTAGGCCAATACAGTCGAACAGTGAGAAACAGAAGAAAGTGGACAGTGGTCTAGGAGTGAGACCTCTAGAAAGTTATAACAGTTCGAGTTCCAGCAGCGGCAGGAACAGCACGACCGACATGAGCAACGACACGCTGGAGGAAGACACGGGGGTCTCATACAAGACCAAGCTGGAGAGCATCGCCAACATCGAAATAAACAATCTGGACCCCGACGTCATAACGTTAGAGGCGGTCATCAAACAGAGCATCGAAACTAACAGCATCTACCCGAAGTTCTCAGCAGCTTCGAAGGCAGAGCCTCCGGACGATAAGAATAACACCAAAGGGAACTCGACCTCAAGCGAGAGTCTGACTACAACGGAAATGAGCGACGAGCCCTACGACGACGACGGAATCACGGACAAGGACACGTGGAACGGCACGGACGGGTCCACGTTGCCTCCCACGTTACTGTTCTCGGAACACGAAAAAGTCAAAGAAACGGATAACAGAGACGGAGACAAAGAGAGCCAGGAGGCGAACCCTAAACCAACACATCAGGAGACGATGCGGCCCGCGGTCATCAAACTGAGAGGAGCGTAAgttcatacaaatatacatacaatatatgcTGGTCCATGGGGGCTGTCGTGTTGGTTATATATAGTACCAGCTAATATAACATACCCCGCGCGGTCCTCACTGCTGAGGGCTGCCCGACCGGTCTCCGCTATGACCTCACCGCTCCCAGCGCTcgctatatttataacaatgtcaagcaatttatttcaacacgTGTTTACTTTTTCATGATAAAATGTTGCAATACTATGTATGAATGCTGGTCCCATCTTGCAGTAACGCTTGCGAGACCAAAGAGGAGATGGCGGCTCCGTTTTGGGCGAACAGCACTCGCGGTGAGATGCTGGCTCTCCTCAACATGTACCCCTTCGAGCAGTACATACACCTGGAGACCTGCGTCCACAAACACAAGCAGATGTACTGCAGAGAGGGTTGCAGGTGACGACATCCTTATATTCTTCTTAATCCAATTTCTCAAACAAACAccctgtataatattttttttgcatgaaTTCAAATCGAGTCCTCCGCCTTTGCGGTTCCAGATGCGAGCAGCAGTTCCGCCTGCACCGGCTCCTGGCGTACGACCCGCGGAACGAGTGCCGCGGAATCTTCGCGGACTGGTTCAAGTTCCCCGCGTGCTGCGTGTGCCGCTGTTACGACGTGCCGCTGGAGTTCCGCGCGCGCTCCCCCCGGATCCTACCGCCGCAGTACGACGACCAGGTCAAGAGACTCATATACGAGGACGCGGCCCGCGACTGGTACAGCATGCCCTACGACGACCTCTACTGACTCGCCGCGTGTCCCAGGCGCTTACTGGACACCTCAGCTAGCCCCACCCCACCTACCTCTCGGTTCGCGGCGACGAATTctatcaaacatttatttcttattccgTTTTCATGTCATCTTGTTTACGTCACAATTTCTTTGATATGACAACCTCATTATAAccttatactatttatttcttattgttgattttttttaatttgtaatttaattttgtttatacatgTGTTATAAGTACACTACTTATTAATAGTGAAGATATCTCaactaatttatgtttaaggCTAGTgacaatgtaaaataattttgtaatatacatatgtaaaaaatataataatgaaatgtttagggaaataaagttgaattgtttttagtggttttattaattctatgtTCAACTTTGCACAATGTGTTTGTTCACTGAACCGTTGACATTAcgccaaattttattaaatataaaaaagaccCCATAgcaatcattataattttaaaataatactagcAAACGTCACACACTTAATCTGCTTAGTTCACTTTCACACGACAAATATGCTGATAGTCTGACACTGCTGGACCGATTTACCAAATATATGCAACTAAAAACCAACGATAAAACAGCATCGAAATCGGTCTATCTGTTTGAGAGCCACGATGCCACAGACAGATACACGTTACACACATCGTTATCGACGTCAAACTCGTAACACCCCTCTTTGGGAGGTCAAAAACaacgatttaaaataatgatgtaGGTACTTGTTACAATCtcaaatcttaaaattattagctctttaatgttgttattatatacaagGTAGATAGGAACGATTAATAAGGTacggaaataataaaatcagacatcccattaaatataacaagaaaCATTACTCTGATTTTAACAAAAGTCCTTAACTTACTTTAATTTACtgttaagtatattataaatgttaataatatctattaGTTGATACTATTACCTGATAATTCATTTTGGTTTTTGAAGGTTCTTCTTAGGTCCCCTGGCTTACGAAGTTTGCTAACGGGAGAATGAGGTGAAAAACAGTGTCATTCGAGGGTTTCTATGGTGGGAAGGAAACAGGCTCTTGGAAAACATGGAACTTTATATAGCCTAGTGCGAAATACATCcctatatattcaattaaaggttttaaaaaaacccatatgtatttcataacaaGATTGTAATATCTTTACTActggaatatttaatttcgtgGTGTTTAAAACTTTAGAGAATAAATATCTTGCTTTTCTCCTTAATGCTTTATgggtatttgatttttataataggtaataatatgtataaaattcttaaatctttattataactgtatgtcatacaaattaaaaaataataataatgacaaaCAGGATATAAAAACCATGATTTGGGATATagaaattttagaatttttgtcAAAATCTTGATCacgcttaatatttttaaatggataACAGTGAtgtaattaaagaatattttgaaagattTGGTTGAAATCTTACGTTTAGGAATACAATGTAGAGCTTTTCTGTTcatgaaattgaaaattaatctgTCAAACGTTAAAATAGTCTGATAACTTATTGTCATGGCGGTTAATGAAATGTCAACAACGCGCTTGTTTTTGTGTTTACTGTAGTTCTACAGattgatattgttatttaatttatatgctttaattattgaatagtgtcaatttattattatatgttgtaGTGATAATCATTATAAGTAGGTAATATAATCCAAATTAAAATGAGCGGAAGGGCGAAAAAAACCGCGGCTCCGAAGAAAAAAGCTAATGGATATAAAATGCCAGCTCCCATTCCCGTGGGAGAAGTCATCAATGATCCTATATCCAAAAAAAAGTGGAGGATTGGTCCTTCTATTGGAGTTGGGGGCTTTGGTGAAATATATTCAGCGTGTGAACATGACGGCTCTCCAAGGAAGGCTTCAAATTATCCTTATGTTGTTAAAATCGTAGgtgttttgttgttttatagtAACCAATACTCTATACCTAGAGCTATCAAATATACTTCAACTATGCAGTGATTTATACTTATAGAAACAAGTAAGGAAATGAAATTtccattcaaaataatatactcaAATTATATCCACATGTATTGTAAAATGAATatgcataaatattaaaatttgcttAGACATATGAAAttcctttttcatttttaggAACCACATGAAAATGGACCACTGTTTGTGGAGAAAcacttttatattagaaatgcTAATAAAGATGACAGtgagtaattttgtttaaagttatataaaaaattttattgcatgaTAAGAAATACAAATGTAAGTTGAATACAACA
Protein-coding sequences here:
- the LOC116771221 gene encoding protein spaetzle 4 isoform X2, with the protein product MRRMYGEERHIAVLKAELENFIDDEDDNSNPDFSEDLVQTKIKYTKKNPRAMKDKPHFRPIQSNSEKQKKVDSGLGVRPLESYNSSSSSSGRNSTTDMSNDTLEEDTGVSYKTKLESIANIEINNLDPDVITLEAVIKQSIETNSIYPKFSAASKAEPPDDKNNTKGNSTSSESLTTTEMSDEPYDDDGITDKDTWNGTDGSTLPPTLLFSEHEKVKETDNRDGDKESQEANPKPTHQETMRPAVIKLRGANACETKEEMAAPFWANSTRGEMLALLNMYPFEQYIHLETCVHKHKQMYCREGCRCEQQFRLHRLLAYDPRNECRGIFADWFKFPACCVCRCYDVPLEFRARSPRILPPQYDDQVKRLIYEDAARDWYSMPYDDLY
- the LOC116771221 gene encoding protein spaetzle 4 isoform X1; translation: MRLAIAFLFVVTWAGAQSYDYASSCTRPHRTRRARLPEVPCDLTQQSYCTTPGSNYPWHAIRRFIRENQGLMRRMYGEERHIAVLKAELENFIDDEDDNSNPDFSEDLVQTKIKYTKKNPRAMKDKPHFRPIQSNSEKQKKVDSGLGVRPLESYNSSSSSSGRNSTTDMSNDTLEEDTGVSYKTKLESIANIEINNLDPDVITLEAVIKQSIETNSIYPKFSAASKAEPPDDKNNTKGNSTSSESLTTTEMSDEPYDDDGITDKDTWNGTDGSTLPPTLLFSEHEKVKETDNRDGDKESQEANPKPTHQETMRPAVIKLRGANACETKEEMAAPFWANSTRGEMLALLNMYPFEQYIHLETCVHKHKQMYCREGCRCEQQFRLHRLLAYDPRNECRGIFADWFKFPACCVCRCYDVPLEFRARSPRILPPQYDDQVKRLIYEDAARDWYSMPYDDLY